One window of the Eucalyptus grandis isolate ANBG69807.140 chromosome 6, ASM1654582v1, whole genome shotgun sequence genome contains the following:
- the LOC120294676 gene encoding uncharacterized protein LOC120294676, with product MVNLFSLHDYSSRRASSLNLSQCPMFLIASDYLKTAIPSQLISEREAPISSSSTWFCEHRSGSRSAGRAFRCPSLHRLLHQPAPQAKRARPDAQFSSYDGATHGAREGS from the exons ATGGTgaatctcttctctctccatgACTACTCGAGTCGTCGAGCTTCTTCACTGAATCTCTCGCAGTGCCCTATGTTTCTCATTGCAAGTGATTATTTGAAGACGGCGATTCCTTCGCAGCTCATCTCGGAGAGAGAGGCTCCAATCTCGTCGTCATCAACCTG GTTCTGCGAACATCGGAGTGGGTCTCGCTCAGCAGGACGCGCCTTTCGTTGTCCCTCATTGCATCGCCTGCTACACCAGCCAGCTCCCCAAGCGAAACGTGCAAGACCAG ATGCTCAATTCTCAAGTTACGACGGCGCAACACATGGCGCGAGAGAAGGCTCATGA
- the LOC120294884 gene encoding putative disease resistance protein RGA3 codes for MAEAVLFTLTNDILKFAGSNIFSKIQLARGASDDLKGLKYTIQTIQTMLLDAEKKQWDSEQVKLWLMRLKDVLYDAQDLLDDVATEDLRWKVTPGNKMSKAVCFFFSKSNQLAHPYKVAKRIQEIRKKLDWIAKDREFRLEEHRSEATVAIVRRRTTDSFVRKEEIIGRQSDEREIIKSLLDSSSKENVSVVPIVGMGGIGKTTLARLAYNNDKVTNNFELKMWACVSDVFDLDFLIRQILKSTRDKYKGDPETTEKLRDIDNKCTDELPELLHKVLVGKKYLLVLDDLWNEKRERWLELQRLLMGGSLGSKILVTTRNHSVVEAIGTKLGIYNLNVLSEDESWDLFKKTAFGDEEELLNQNLEQIGRDIVKKCSRVPLAIKTIGNLLFAKNEKEWLYFKEHAFSKIDTLNPGIMEVLKMSYDHLQPRLKHCFAYCALFPKDYVFNKQTMIQLWMAQGFIESLDENEELEEIGDDYVSDLLCGSFLEVEEVDPNTGKVKLFKMHDLMHDLALKVAGNECKMVNLNKGKDNMDEDTRHASFDLQSPLSLQEYYTALLPISREFDPLQVWEAERTVDRKAIDGGISKASVRQFTVILPKTSVHGNTTLFRLELRATIPPSGILEDR; via the exons ATGGCTGAAGCAGTGCTCTTCACCCTCACCAACGACATACTGAAATTCGCTGGTTCCAACATCTTTTCGAAGATCCAACTTGCACGAGGTGCGAGCGATGATCTCAAGGGTCTCAAGTACACCATTCAGACCATCCAAACTATGCTTTTGGATGCCGAGAAGAAACAATGGGACAGCGAGCAGGTCAAGCTCTGGCTCATGAGGCTGAAGGACGTGTTGTATGACGCACAGGACTTGCTGGACGATGTCGCAACCGAAGATCTGAGGTGGAAAGTCACTCCCGGAAACAAGATGTCAAAAGCGgtatgttttttcttctccaaaTCAAATCAGCTAGCACATCCCTACAAAGTGGCTAAAAGGATTCAGGAAATTAGGAAGAAACTGGATTGGATTGCAAAAGATAGGGAGTTCCGTTTAGAGGAGCATCGGAGTGAGGCAACTGTTGCTATTGTGAGGAGGAGGACGACTGACTCTTTTGTGCGGAAGGAAGAAATAATTGGTAGACAATCTGATGAGAGGGAGATCATCAAATCTTTGCTTGATTCCTCCTCCAAAGAGAATGTTTCGGTTGTTCCCATAGTTGGTATGGGAGGAATTGGAAAAACCACACTTGCTCGGCTGGCGTACAACAATGACAAAGTGACAAACAACTTCGAGCTTAAGATGTGGGCATGTGTATCCGATGTCTTTGATCTGGATTTTCTCATCAGACAAATACTGAAATCTACCCGAGATAAGTATAAAGGGGATCCTGAGACGACGGAAAAGCTGCGAGACATTGATAATAAGTGTACGGACGAATTGCCGGAACTTCTTCATAAGGTACTGGTAGGGAAGAAATACTTGCTAGTTTTGGATGACTTGTGGAATGAAAAGCGTGAGAGATGGTTGGAGCTCCAACGTTTGCTAATGGGTGGTTCATTGGGGAGCAAGATACTCGTAACCACGCGCAATCACTCAGTGGTGGAGGCTATAGGTACAAAATTAGGTATCTATAATCTAAATGTCTTATCTGAAGATGAGTCGTGGGACTTATTCAAGAAAACGGCTTTCGGAGATGAGGAAGAATTATTAAACCAAAATCTGGAGCAGATAGGTCGAGATATAGTTAAAAAATGCAGTCGTGTTCCCCTTGCCATCAAAACTATAGGCAatcttttgtttgccaaaaatgaaaaggagtgGCTCTATTTCAAAGAGCATGCATTCTCAAAAATAGATACGTTGAACCCTGGAATAATGGAAGTCCTCAAAATGAGTTACGATCATCTTCAGCCTAGGCTAAAACATTGTTTTGCATATTGTGCGTTGTTTCCAAAAGATTATGTcttcaataaacaaacaatgaTACAATTGTGGATGGCGCAAGGTTTTATTGAGTCATTGGATGAGAATGAAGAGCTAGAAGAGATCGGGGATGATTATGTCTCAGACCTACTATGTGGGTCATTTCTTGAAGTTGAGGAGGTCGATCCTAACACTGGTAAGGTGAAACTGTTCAAGATGCATGATCTCATGCACGATCTTGCCTTGAAAGTCGCGGGAAATGAGTGCAAGATGGTCAATCTCAACAAAGGCAAAGACAATATGGATGAAGATACTCGACATGCATCTTTTGATTTACAATCGCCCTTATCACTGCAGGAA TACTACACAGCCCTTCTTCCCATCTCTCGAGAGTTTGACCCTCTTCAAGTGTGGGAAGCCGAAAGGACGGTGGATAGGAAGGCAATTGATGGTGGCATTTCAAAAGCATCAGTCAGACAATTCACGGTCATCCTTCCCAAAACTTCGGTCCATGGTAATACAACATTGTTCCGCCTTGAACTTCGTGCCACCATTCCCCCAAGTGGAATACTTGAAGATAGATGA